The following nucleotide sequence is from Ahniella affigens.
GCTGCCAGGAGCGGTCTTTCTGGCGGCGCTGGCAATTTCCACCGTCAGCAACGCGGTCGCGCCGATGGCCGACCTCGATCTGTCGTTCGGCTCCAGCCGTGCCACCGCAACGGCTTCCTATGATGTCCCCGGCTCCACGCTCGCGGATCGCGGTGTTGCGGTGTTCGTCGATCGTGTCACAGGTGGCTACACGGTCATCGGCGAAGCGGCCAGCCCCACAGCCGGGAAAACGCGCATCGTCATCTCGTCCTTCTCCACAACGGGTGGCGTCAGTAGCTCCGTGAAGACGTTCGACGTGCTCCGCGTCGATGCCGCTTGCCAGCGACCTAACAGCACGGGCTTCGTGATTGGCGTCGTGGAGGGCACGGCCAGCGAGAATTTGTCCGCGATCTACGCCTTCGATGGTGCCGGCAACCTCGACACCAGTGTCTTCGAAGGCGACGGCAAGGTCACTGCGGACGCCTTGGGTCCGGAGCGCGTCGTCGACTTGGTCTGTTCCGCCAGCGACGTCCTGGTCCTTAGAACCGTCACGAACCCAAACACCAACGCATCCTTCGGGCTGTCTATTCGCGCCCAGTTTTCCGGTGCCGCTAACGGTGGCAATACGTTCATCCCTGTCACCGGTGGCATCTACGATCCGATTGGCATGGGCAGAGCCAGTTCGCAGCGCGTCCCGGCCGTGTTCGCATACAAGGACAACAGCATCGACAACGCGATCAGCATGACCACGTATAACGACGGCACGCTGGGCGGCTCGAACACAACCACCTTTCCCATTCCCTTTGCGACCTGCGGCGCGATGAGCGCGGCGACCTCCGGGCGCGCCCGAGTGGCCAAGGTAGCCGGTGACAAGGTGCTGGTCGCAGGGAATGCGAGTTTCGACGACCTTCTACAGACCATTGAGTACCTATGGTTGCTGGAAATCAACGTGCCGACTACCGGTGCGCCGACGCTTGGCACCTGCACATCCCGAATCGTTGGAACCAACAACTTTGTCGTCGGCACAAACTTCTTCGTCAATGATCTTGCGGTCAGCGCCGATGGCTCCGAAGTCTACGCAATAGGTAGCGGCTACCGAGTCGATCCGATCGAAGTCGATCTCGACTTCGAGCTGTATCGCTTCATCAAACCGGGAGGCAGTTGGACGGCTTTGCCAGGCGACAACATCGCGATCGAATTCGCCCACGGAAACAGCGTCGCCGAAGCCGACGATCAAGCGGTGGCAGGCTATATCGATGCCCGCACGACCCCAAACCGACTGCTCGTCACCGGCGTGCGCCAGTGGCTGGGCGCGGACACGGATGCTTCGCTGACTCGGCTGCAATTGGCACCGTTGTTTGCGGACGGGCTGGAGTAGCACCCAGTAACCGACCTGGAGACTCGGCGTGTACCGGCGCCGAGCCACACCGCCTCGCGACGCCAGCTTGACCGCCCGCCAAACTGGCTTAATGATCGGCGCCATGGAACGGGATATCGAACACCGCGGTATCAACCTGCGCAGGCTCGCCCACGAGGTGGACGAAACCAGGCGGCGCATGGTGGTGGGCGGGGTGTTTTACGTACTGGGCTGGTTGCTGGTGTGCCTCTTCACGCCCGCGATCAGCGTGTACCCGTGGGCGTCGCTGACCATCGCCGTGATCTTCGTCAGTTTGGCGGTGGCGCGACTGGCCTTGCGGCCACCGGTGTCGCAGGACCCGCGCGTCCTGACGCATTGGCTGGACCTGCAATGGCTGATCATCCAAGTCTCGGCGGCGGTTTGGGGCGCCGTCGTGTTGTGGACCTTGATCAGCCCGGTGTTGGCCAATGCGCGGATGGCCCTGCTCGTGGGCGCCGCTGGCTTTGCGACGGCGATCGCACACACCTACAGCATGCGTTTCTGGCCGTCGTTGCTGGCCGTGGTGCTGATCTATGCGCCGGCCACGGCTTTGATGTGGATGCCAGGGCACGACCGCGCCGTGGCTTTCAGCCTGACGGTCTATCTCGCTTATGTGATCACGTCGCTGATTCGCTCCCATCGCGACTTTCATGACCGTCTCGACTTTCAGGAGACGCTGCGCCAGCAGCGCGATGCGTTCGAGCGGATGAGCCGCACCGATGATCTGACCTTGCTCGCCAATCGGCGCGTGTTTGTCGCAGAACTGGAGCGGGTGCGCGCCGAAGCAACGAACCACACCCGGCCCGTGTCGCTGCTCGTGATCGATCTGGATCACTTCAAGCAGATCAACGACCAGCACGGGCATGCGATTGGTGACACGTGCTTGAGTGGTTTTGCGGAGCAGCTGCGACTGGTGTTCGCGGGCCAGGGCGAGTTGCCGGCTCGCCTTGGTGGTGAAGAGTTCGCCGTGTTACTGCCCGGCCACACCGAGCCTGAAGCCGCCACCCGTGCCGAAGCGTTTCGCATCGGCTTGGCGGCCGTGGCCGTCGTGCCCGAGCAACCCACACTGCGAATTCATGTCAGCATCGGCGTGGCCGAGTTCGACGCCAAGCGGCACCTGAGCAGCGACACCTTCCTGATCGATGCCGATCGCGCGTTGTATCGGGCCAAGAACGAGGGCCGCAACCGCGTCTGCCAGGCGTCCGGGAATCGCCTATGAATGCCGTGCCAGCCGAACTCGGTAGCGCAGCTGACCTGCGCTATTTCGCCGAACTGGACAAGCGCCTCGTCGATGCCGTCCGCGGCATTCGCATGCTCGACGCTCTGAGCTGGCCGGCGTCCTTGCAACATGAGTTTCTCGCTGCCTGGCATCGTGGCCAGCCGTTTCTGCCGGAAGTCCGCTACAAGAAGCGCGACTTCACCGAGATCCGCGCCGAGCTCGATGCGATCCAGCACGAAGCGCGCTTTGCCGAGGACCATCCGGTGGGTGGGTATGTGCGCCGCACCGCGGAGTCTTGGGAAATCGCCACCGCCATGCTCGACGCCGCCGGCACCGCCGACATCGGCACCCATTCCGCACGCCTGTTCGGCCAGCCGGGGGATTTCCTGCCGGGATCGGAGCATCACAACGTCGAGGCGGCGTTGCATTTCATTTCGCTCGCTGACGAACTATCGCATGAGCTCTCAAGCCAGGAAGCGGACTACTGCCTGAGCGCGCAGATCATGCAGCAGGAACTGCAGGAGCGTCTCGACGCGTTTTTCGTGCATCACAAAGTACGTGTCGAGATCGATCCGGAACTAACGGCGAAGGCCGCCGCCGGTCCCACGCGCATCCGTCTCCGCAATGCGACCTGCTTCTCCGAATACGATCGCCACCAGTTGCTCGAGCACGAGGCCTTCGTGCATTCACTGACGGCGCTCAACGGCCGCGAACAGCCCAACCTCGCGTCCATGGCCCGCAACTCGCCGCGCATCACGTCCACGCAAGAGGGTCTGGCCACCTTCGCCGAACTGATCACGGGCACGATCGACATTGGCCGCATGAAGCGCATTTCGATGCGCATCATCGGCATCGATAAAGCCCAGGATGGCGCGAACTTCATCGACGTCTTCAAGCTGTTCATGGCTAGCGGCCAGACCGAATCCGAGGCCTATACCTCCGCCGCGCGTATCTTCCGCGGCGCGCCCACAACGGGCGGCTCGGCATTCACGAAGGACACGGTCTACTTGCACGGGCTCCTCAGCGTGCATACGTTTTTCCGCTGGGCGCTGAAGAATCAGAAGCTGAAACTGTGCCGCAATCTGTTTGCCGGCAAGATGACGTTGCACGACGTTGTCGTATTGGAGCCCTGGTTCGACGCGGGCTATATCACGGCGCCGCTGTATTTGCCGCCATGGGTCCAGCGCGCGAACGGTCTGGCCGGAATGCTCGCGTTCTCTCTGTTCGCGAACAAGATCCGCTTGGACCGCGTGCAAACCTGGGATCTGAATCTCGGCGTGTAGGCTGCGCGAGTTTCAAGAAGCGCTCCCTCTCTCATCAAACACACGATAACCCGTTGATTGATGTACTCAGTCCATTTACGACTGATGCCCATCCTGATCGCAAGTAACCCCCGCCCCGACCCTCCCCCGCGATCGCGGGGGAAGGAGCGCTCCCTCTCCCACGCGAGTGGGAGCGGGCTGGGGAGAGGGCTACTTGCGACACTGCAGCGTGGTCGAGACGTCGAACCACATGCCATCGCCAATGGCTTGCTAATCACACCACCGGCGTTCGAGAGACCGACCAGGACGCCAAAAATCCAAACAGCGCCAGCTTTCATGCTGGCGCGGACCATGGCAGAGTCGCGACCTTGACCACGCCACAGGCTGCCCAAGTCCATGCAACCCGCCACGCCGACGATCATTGCCACGTTTGGAATCTACCTGGGCATCTGCCTGCTGCTCGGCTTTATCGCTTGGCGACGCACCACCAACTTGAAGGATTTCATTCTGGGTGGCCGCTCGCTTGGGCCTTGGGTGACGGCGCTCTCGGCGCAAGCCACGGACATGTCCGGCTGGCTGTTGATGGGCCTGCCTGGCTTTGCGTATCTCGCGGGATACGAATCGGCTTGGCTCGTCGGCGGCCTGATCGTTGGCACCTGGCTCAACTGGCGCTTCATTGCGCAGCCGCTCCGCGAGCGCACCGAACAACTCGGTGATGCCTTGACGCTGCCTGCGTACTTCGAGCGCGCGTTCAACGACCGTGGCTGGATCCGGCCATTGACCGCGTTCTTCATCCTCGTATTCTTTGTGCTGTACGCAAGCAGCCAGTTTGTGGCCGCCGGTCGCTTGTTCGAAGCGCTGTTCCAGCTGCCCTACGCGTGGGCCGTGTTCTGGGGTTCGATCGTGATGCTCGCCTACACATTCCTGGGCGGCTTTTTGGCGGTGTCCTGGTCTGATGTGCTGCAAGGCACGCTGATGTTCTTCGCGTTGGTGGTTGTTGCGCTGATGGGGCTCCACATTGTTGGTGGACTGGATGGCATGCACGCCACGATGAACGCGTTCAATGCCGAACTGCTTGACCCGTTCAGCGACGCCAAGGGCAACGATCTCGGCTGGATCGGTATTGCGTCAGCATTGGCTTGGGGGCTTGGTTATTGCGGGCAACCGCACATCCTCGCGCGCTTCATGGCGATCAAAAATCCGGCCGATATGAAGATCGCTCGTCGCGTTGCGATGACTTGGCAGATTGTGGTGTTGCTGGCCGCGATGATCGTCGGCTTCACCGCGCTTGGCGCGTTGAGCACCTACATGGGTGGGCAAGAGTCCGAGAAGGTGTTTATCCAAATGAGTTCGCAATTCTTCCCGCCTTGGATCGCAGGCATTTGCATGGCCGGTATTTTGGCCGCAATCATGAGCACCGCGTCCGCCCAGCTGCTGCTGTCGTCTGCAGCTTTCGCCGAAGACTTCTATCGCGGCTTGTTCCGCAAGCATGCGAGCCCGAAGGAAATGCTCTGGGTCGGCCGCCTCGCGGTGCTGGGTGTGGCGATCGTCGCGTTCTTTGTGGCGCTCGAGCCGAACAGCACGGTGCTGTCGCGCGTCGGCGATGCTTGGGCCGGATTCGGTGCAACCTTCGGCCCTGCCATCGTGCTGTCTCTGTATTGGCGCGGCATGACCCGCGCCGGCGCCTATGCGGGCATCCTGGTCGGTGGCATCGTCGTGGTGGCCTGGATGACCCAGGCCAGCCAGGGCGGCATTTTTGCGCTGTATTCGATGGTGCCGGGCTTTATCGCATCGATGCTCGCGATCATTCTGGTCAGTCTGCTGACTCGGCCAAAAGCCCAAAGTTAGGCCAGACATGTGGGCGACGTCACAGGTGCGGTCGCCACAGCATGAGCCACGCCCCAAACACGCCGAGTGCCATCAACAGGCTGCTCGCACCCAACGCGCCGGCGCTCAGCCATTGCCGCGTTGGTGAACGGCTGGACTCGGCGCGGAAGTAGAGTTCGGCCAGCGCGATTGGCACCAGGTAACAGCCGACGGACCACGCGAGATCAAACGGTCCGTCAAGTTTCGCCGTGTTGCCGTTTGGCCCCTGATTGAGTAGCAACCAGGCCGTCAAACCCAGCCGGAACATCCAGACGCCGTTCACGAGCAAAAAGGCCCGAATCGCCCATTGCCGATGCTGGCCGAGATTCCGGTTCCGGGCATGAACCCAAGCGAGAACCGCTGCGATCAGAATCAGAATTCCGTTGATTGAGATGCCAATAGCGCCTAAGTCCGACAAACGGGACCCACGGATCCAAGTGAGATACAAGCCACTCAGCGCACCGAGCATGCCGAGTGCCAGAAAGAGCCGCCCGTTCCACCGATGCAATCCCGGCACCCGCCGTCGCAACCATGGCCAAAGCTGCAGCAAACCCAGCATGCTGATCAGCCCGCCAGCCAGCACATGGCTGATCAACAGGCTGTTCCCGAGCCCATCGCCGACGATGTAACCGGTGATCTTGGCAGTGTTGTTGATGGCTTCAGGCGTCCCCGACAACACCGGTCGGGCGTAGACCATGGCGATGTACCAGGCGAACAGCCATTGCCCGACCAAGGCGATCAGAAACCAGAACCCAGCCGACAGGCGGAGCGCTTTGAGACTCCTCTGCGCAGACGGTGGAAGGGTACTCCGGGCAGGGGGCTCGAGGGTGTGTGGAACGTCGACGAGGGATTCAGCACTGCGTCCTGGCATAGAAAGGATTCCATTCATTTAACCCGGATTGGGTCAGCGCCAGACTGCGTGCGCAGCGATCAGCTGTCTCGCCGATTCGGAAATCGGCAGCAGGTTTCTGGGGGCTCGACGGGTGTCGACCTGTCGACTCGCCGCAAAAACGGGTGCACCGGACGCGGGGCGACTGGCTCGACCGGTCCATCGCGGTCGGCCGGCGATGCCATCTGGCGGATGACCGGTGCTTGGCGCTTCTGCTTCAATGTACGCCTGGGCATCGGCACATCCACGAGGAACCCATGTTTCTGCTGACCACTTGGTTGCAACTGACCGCCGCGATGTTTGCATTCGCGTCGGTGCTGGACCTGCTCCGGCGACCAACGAAGCTGGCCATCCACGTCATCTGGGCGGTGTTCGCCGGCTCCCTGGCGATGCTGATGATCAAACGCTTGGCGGGTGACGCGGTCGGCGCGCACCAGTTCTTGATCGGACTATTCGCTTGCGCGACGTGCAACGCGTATTGGCTGTTTGCGCGCGCGCTGTTCCGCCGCGAAGGCGCCGTCCAGGGACCGCATCTGATCGCGGCGGCAGCGATTGCGTTGCTCTTGATCAGCGATCAGAGTCTGCGCTGGTTCGAGGCCGAGGGTTGGCTCGATGGAATCAGCCTGGCGCCAACGGTTGCCGGCATCGATGCGCTGCTCAGCATGCTGTCGTCCACCATACTGGTGCTCGGGTTTCTGGAAGGCGTGCGCGGCTATCGCGACGCGCCCCGTCCGGAACAAGCCATGCGCCGCTTGTTCATGATCAGCTATGGCAGTTGCGTCCTGTTGTGCACGATGGTGCCGGCAATGTTGGACGACTCGGCCGCGTTCTCACACCTGCTCGGTGGCGCCAGTTCGCTGTACATGTTGCTGATCACGCATCGACTGCTCGCCTGGCGCGAATTGCAGGATTGGTCGGCCAAGCCAGCGCGAGCGCCCGCCAAGGCGGCAGAGGCGCCGCTCCCGATCGAGCCCGAGATCAGTCCAGACGATCTGGTCCTGGCGGACGCGCTGCGAGCGCTCGTGGAACAGGAACGGCTGTATCTGCAAGCGGCGTTGAAAGTACAGGACCTCGCCGATCGGCTACACGTGCCGGAGTACCGCGTGAGTCGTTTGATCACGGGGGTGCTTTGCGAGCGAAACTTCAATCAGTGGATCAACCGCGCGCGCGTCGAACACGCCAAGCGCTTGCTCGCCGAGCCCGCTCATCGACACTGGCCAGTCCTGGTCATCGGCATGGAAAGCGGCTTCGCTTCACTCGGCCCCTTCAACCGCGCGTTCAAGGCGCAAGTTGGCATGACGCCGAGCGACTATCGCAGCCGATCTCTGGCGCCCGAAGCACCCGTCAGCATCGCCGACGCCAGCTGAGCAAGACCTGCTGCCCGCCAAGCCCGATGGAGCCCCTGAACAAGTTCAGAGGCGACGCGGGTCAGAAAGTCCAAGATGGACTTGTTCAGACCATCCTCGTCGTCACGCAGCTCAGTAGTGATAGCGAAGCTGCGCGATCAAGAGCACATCGCCCTCAACGCGATAGACCACTCGGTGCTCGTCGGAGACGCGGCGCGACCAGAACCCAGCCAGTGCGTACTTAAAAGGCTCTGGTTTGCCGACACCTGCGTACTGCTCCCGCCTGACTTCTGCGATCAAACGGTTGATACGGTCCAACATCTTCCGGTCTTGCTTTTGCCAGTAGAGATCGTCTTCCCACGCCTCATCAGCGAACACCAATCTCATTCACTGAGCTCGCGCACCACGCCGTTGCCACTAGATAGCTGCGCTGCGGCGGCTTAGTAGACGCTTGACGTTCGCGGGGCTTCGTAGCAAATAGGCTGTTTCTGCCATTGTCTTGTAGTCCTCAAGGGACAACATCACTACCGACTGTTCGTCATTGCGGGTGATGATCAAGGGCTCGTGGTCTTCGCAAACACGATCTATGGTCTTGGCCAGATTGGCACTTGCGGCACTGTAAGTAATCGCGTCCATCGATTCCTCGCTTGTACATGTTGCTGTACAGACGTGGGGGCTGATCAATTGGCGCTTTAAACGACGTTCTATATCGATCAACGGCCGCCGAACCGGGCCGCCCGCCGCTCTTGGAAGCTCGCCACTCCTTCAGCGGCATCGGCACTCTGCATGATTGTGGCGAGCTCTGGAAACATCTTGGGGTATGCCATGGCAACGCCTTCATCAGCGGCCTGCCTCGAACTCTTGAGGCTCGCTTGAACCCCGAGCGGCGCGGCCTGACACACTGCTGCCGCCAGCGCGCGGGCACGTTCGAGTTGTTCGCCAGGCGCGCACAGCTCGCCCACGAGCCCGGTTTGCCACGCTTCCTCTGCAAACCACTCCTCGCCGGTCAGCAGATAGCGTTGTGCCTTCGCCCAACCCATCGCCGCTGGCAACCGCAACGTCGCGCCACCGCACGCAAAGAAGCCGCGTTTGACCTCCAACATCGCGAACCGGGTGTCGGTCGCCGCAACACGCAGATCCGTGGCCAGCAGGAGCTCCGTGCCCCAGGTGTAGCAATAGCCCTGTACCGCCATGATCAACGGCTTCCGAACCCGTGGGCCGTTCAACCCAAACGGATCGAGTTCCCCGGGGCCGAGCGTTGGACGCTCGCCACTTGCAAACACACGGGCCCAGTCGTTCAGATCCACACCGGCGGTAAAGTGCGGGCCCTCGGCGTAGATCAACCCGACCCAAAGATCGGGGTTCTGATCCAGTTCGTACATCGCCCGTGCCAGCTGGTGATACATGTCGAGCGACAGCGCGTTGCGCTTCTCGGCGCGCCGAACGGCGATTTCGAGCACATGATCCTGATGTTGAACGTCGATCATTGCAGCGGCTCCGAGGGGGAATTGAGTACGCCGCGATGATAGCCCGCAGCCAGGCACCGACGCTGCCCAGAGGCACGCATTGTGTGCAATGACTTAGGTCATGAGCCAACCTGACGCGCGTTGAGCTGCCAAGGCGGTTCTGACCAAACACACCGTCGATACGAGCCAAGGTTCGCCCGCCTCGAACCAATCGCGCAAGTGATCGCTTCTGGAACACTGAGTCCGAACCCAAGCGCCGGGCGGGAATGCCTCGGCGCCAGACTCAGCAAGGGTCTGACCATCCAGGATGGACCTATTCAGGCGCTTCCGGATGGCCAAAACTGAACGTCACGCGCTCTTTGACGTGCACATCAGCACAAGCCTGCAAAGGTTCGGTGACCGACGCGGCGACAAACTGCAAATCCAATGTCGCCGTATTGCCGTTCTCAAACTGCACGCACCCTTGCTTCAACACACCCAGGCAATCGGCACGGTCATCGCCCACAGCACTGGCAATCCGCGCTGCGCCCAGGAGTTCGCCCGACTCGGTGCAGTATTTGGGATTCCCGTCCGCGTTGCGAGCATCGCGCTTCCGCGGCACCTCTAGCGCTCTCAACGCTGGCATCTCCAGCGCTACGGAATACGTGCCCGGACAAGGCCCGGCTTGCTTCGGCTCTGCGGGCTGCATGCACGCTGTGACGTGCGTCCAGCGCAGGACCAAGTCATCCCCAACGCGGCGCTGGCGCCACTGATCGACGAATCCTGCTGGCCAGGGCGACCCCCAGCGT
It contains:
- a CDS encoding Txe/YoeB family addiction module toxin is translated as MRLVFADEAWEDDLYWQKQDRKMLDRINRLIAEVRREQYAGVGKPEPFKYALAGFWSRRVSDEHRVVYRVEGDVLLIAQLRYHY
- a CDS encoding crotonase/enoyl-CoA hydratase family protein encodes the protein MIDVQHQDHVLEIAVRRAEKRNALSLDMYHQLARAMYELDQNPDLWVGLIYAEGPHFTAGVDLNDWARVFASGERPTLGPGELDPFGLNGPRVRKPLIMAVQGYCYTWGTELLLATDLRVAATDTRFAMLEVKRGFFACGGATLRLPAAMGWAKAQRYLLTGEEWFAEEAWQTGLVGELCAPGEQLERARALAAAVCQAAPLGVQASLKSSRQAADEGVAMAYPKMFPELATIMQSADAAEGVASFQERRAARFGGR
- a CDS encoding flavohemoglobin expression-modulating QEGLA motif protein, producing the protein MNAVPAELGSAADLRYFAELDKRLVDAVRGIRMLDALSWPASLQHEFLAAWHRGQPFLPEVRYKKRDFTEIRAELDAIQHEARFAEDHPVGGYVRRTAESWEIATAMLDAAGTADIGTHSARLFGQPGDFLPGSEHHNVEAALHFISLADELSHELSSQEADYCLSAQIMQQELQERLDAFFVHHKVRVEIDPELTAKAAAGPTRIRLRNATCFSEYDRHQLLEHEAFVHSLTALNGREQPNLASMARNSPRITSTQEGLATFAELITGTIDIGRMKRISMRIIGIDKAQDGANFIDVFKLFMASGQTESEAYTSAARIFRGAPTTGGSAFTKDTVYLHGLLSVHTFFRWALKNQKLKLCRNLFAGKMTLHDVVVLEPWFDAGYITAPLYLPPWVQRANGLAGMLAFSLFANKIRLDRVQTWDLNLGV
- a CDS encoding helix-turn-helix transcriptional regulator, which codes for MFLLTTWLQLTAAMFAFASVLDLLRRPTKLAIHVIWAVFAGSLAMLMIKRLAGDAVGAHQFLIGLFACATCNAYWLFARALFRREGAVQGPHLIAAAAIALLLISDQSLRWFEAEGWLDGISLAPTVAGIDALLSMLSSTILVLGFLEGVRGYRDAPRPEQAMRRLFMISYGSCVLLCTMVPAMLDDSAAFSHLLGGASSLYMLLITHRLLAWRELQDWSAKPARAPAKAAEAPLPIEPEISPDDLVLADALRALVEQERLYLQAALKVQDLADRLHVPEYRVSRLITGVLCERNFNQWINRARVEHAKRLLAEPAHRHWPVLVIGMESGFASLGPFNRAFKAQVGMTPSDYRSRSLAPEAPVSIADAS
- the putP gene encoding sodium/proline symporter PutP; its protein translation is MQPATPTIIATFGIYLGICLLLGFIAWRRTTNLKDFILGGRSLGPWVTALSAQATDMSGWLLMGLPGFAYLAGYESAWLVGGLIVGTWLNWRFIAQPLRERTEQLGDALTLPAYFERAFNDRGWIRPLTAFFILVFFVLYASSQFVAAGRLFEALFQLPYAWAVFWGSIVMLAYTFLGGFLAVSWSDVLQGTLMFFALVVVALMGLHIVGGLDGMHATMNAFNAELLDPFSDAKGNDLGWIGIASALAWGLGYCGQPHILARFMAIKNPADMKIARRVAMTWQIVVLLAAMIVGFTALGALSTYMGGQESEKVFIQMSSQFFPPWIAGICMAGILAAIMSTASAQLLLSSAAFAEDFYRGLFRKHASPKEMLWVGRLAVLGVAIVAFFVALEPNSTVLSRVGDAWAGFGATFGPAIVLSLYWRGMTRAGAYAGILVGGIVVVAWMTQASQGGIFALYSMVPGFIASMLAIILVSLLTRPKAQS
- a CDS encoding GGDEF domain-containing protein — protein: MYRRRATPPRDASLTARQTGLMIGAMERDIEHRGINLRRLAHEVDETRRRMVVGGVFYVLGWLLVCLFTPAISVYPWASLTIAVIFVSLAVARLALRPPVSQDPRVLTHWLDLQWLIIQVSAAVWGAVVLWTLISPVLANARMALLVGAAGFATAIAHTYSMRFWPSLLAVVLIYAPATALMWMPGHDRAVAFSLTVYLAYVITSLIRSHRDFHDRLDFQETLRQQRDAFERMSRTDDLTLLANRRVFVAELERVRAEATNHTRPVSLLVIDLDHFKQINDQHGHAIGDTCLSGFAEQLRLVFAGQGELPARLGGEEFAVLLPGHTEPEAATRAEAFRIGLAAVAVVPEQPTLRIHVSIGVAEFDAKRHLSSDTFLIDADRALYRAKNEGRNRVCQASGNRL
- a CDS encoding type II toxin-antitoxin system Phd/YefM family antitoxin — its product is MDAITYSAASANLAKTIDRVCEDHEPLIITRNDEQSVVMLSLEDYKTMAETAYLLRSPANVKRLLSRRSAAI
- a CDS encoding DUF2306 domain-containing protein; translated protein: MPGRSAESLVDVPHTLEPPARSTLPPSAQRSLKALRLSAGFWFLIALVGQWLFAWYIAMVYARPVLSGTPEAINNTAKITGYIVGDGLGNSLLISHVLAGGLISMLGLLQLWPWLRRRVPGLHRWNGRLFLALGMLGALSGLYLTWIRGSRLSDLGAIGISINGILILIAAVLAWVHARNRNLGQHRQWAIRAFLLVNGVWMFRLGLTAWLLLNQGPNGNTAKLDGPFDLAWSVGCYLVPIALAELYFRAESSRSPTRQWLSAGALGASSLLMALGVFGAWLMLWRPHL